From Echinicola jeungdonensis, the proteins below share one genomic window:
- the polX gene encoding DNA polymerase/3'-5' exonuclease PolX yields the protein MDNKNITKILKLTIQLMELHEENTFKVRSYQSAVNTIDRGDISLEDLDQEGLQKISGIGKSIAEVILDIQETGSHPYLDDLLEKTPKGLLEVLEIKGLGPKKIKTLWKELNITSTHELMEACQSGKVANIKGFGEKTQESIIQALEYMEANLGKWLYADIEKDITSLNEKLNQAFGKEKVSITGDYARNLEILENVEWIICSKDRKSTLKEINQIDGLKYDPKKSSPFNWRGQLQDKDLDIIIHHTDEEHFINEKLIRTGSKGHLLSPLENQETLGTFFKSKLFSSEEEAYKEAGLAYILPELREGQFELEWAKKGEIPDLLIYENLKGILHNHSTYSDGKHSLREMAEYCKELGFEYLGISDHSQTASYAGGLDVNKVQKQQEEIKALNEELDSFKIFSGIESDILLDGSLDYPEETLASFDFIVASIHSSLGMNKKKATARVLKAIENPYTTILGHPTGRLLLRREGYPLDHKTIIEACAKHEVIIEINANPWRLDLDWRWVHYALEKGVQLSINPDAHEKAGFLDMKYGVLVGRKGGLTKDMTFNAKSAQEVAEYFEKRKEKIKA from the coding sequence TTGGACAATAAAAATATCACCAAAATCCTGAAGCTAACCATCCAGCTCATGGAGCTCCACGAGGAAAATACTTTTAAGGTAAGGAGTTATCAATCTGCAGTAAATACCATCGACAGAGGAGATATTAGCCTTGAAGATTTGGACCAGGAAGGGCTGCAAAAAATAAGCGGAATTGGAAAAAGCATTGCAGAAGTGATCCTTGACATCCAAGAAACGGGCAGCCATCCCTATCTGGATGATTTGCTGGAAAAAACCCCAAAAGGTTTATTGGAGGTACTGGAGATAAAAGGTTTGGGACCAAAGAAAATCAAAACCCTTTGGAAAGAACTGAACATCACTTCCACTCATGAACTGATGGAAGCTTGCCAATCAGGGAAGGTAGCAAATATCAAAGGTTTTGGTGAAAAAACCCAGGAAAGCATTATTCAGGCCCTGGAATATATGGAAGCCAATCTTGGAAAATGGCTTTATGCGGATATCGAGAAGGACATTACTTCCTTAAATGAAAAATTAAATCAAGCTTTTGGCAAAGAAAAGGTGAGCATAACCGGGGATTATGCCCGAAATTTGGAGATCCTTGAAAATGTGGAATGGATCATCTGCTCAAAAGACCGAAAATCTACTCTTAAAGAAATAAACCAAATTGATGGATTAAAATATGACCCCAAAAAATCCAGCCCTTTTAATTGGCGTGGCCAGCTTCAAGATAAAGACCTTGACATTATCATCCACCACACTGATGAGGAACATTTCATCAATGAGAAGCTGATAAGGACTGGAAGCAAAGGGCACCTGCTCTCTCCTTTGGAAAACCAGGAAACCCTAGGAACCTTTTTTAAATCCAAACTTTTTTCAAGTGAAGAAGAAGCTTATAAAGAAGCAGGTCTGGCATATATTTTACCCGAACTTAGAGAAGGACAGTTTGAATTGGAATGGGCGAAAAAAGGTGAAATTCCTGATTTATTAATTTATGAAAATCTAAAAGGCATTCTTCATAATCATTCCACCTACAGTGATGGCAAACATTCTCTCAGGGAAATGGCCGAATATTGTAAGGAATTGGGGTTTGAATATTTGGGCATCTCTGACCACAGTCAGACGGCAAGTTATGCCGGAGGCTTGGATGTGAATAAAGTGCAAAAACAGCAAGAAGAAATAAAGGCTTTGAATGAGGAATTGGATTCATTTAAAATTTTTAGCGGTATAGAAAGCGACATTCTCTTGGATGGAAGTTTGGATTATCCTGAGGAGACTTTGGCGAGCTTCGATTTTATTGTAGCTTCCATCCACAGTAGTTTGGGGATGAACAAAAAGAAAGCTACGGCCAGGGTTCTTAAGGCCATAGAAAACCCCTATACTACCATTTTAGGGCACCCTACCGGTAGATTACTATTAAGAAGGGAAGGCTACCCATTGGATCACAAAACCATAATTGAGGCCTGTGCAAAACATGAGGTAATTATTGAGATTAATGCCAACCCTTGGAGATTGGACCTGGATTGGAGGTGGGTGCATTATGCGCTTGAAAAAGGTGTTCAACTCTCCATTAACCCTGATGCCCATGAAAAAGCCGGCTTTTTGGACATGAAGTACGGAGTGTTGGTCGGAAGAAAGGGGGGATTGACTAAGGACATGACTTTCAATGCCAAATCGGCCCAGGAAGTGGCAGAATATTTTGAAAAAAGAAAAGAGAAAATTAAAGCTTAA
- a CDS encoding cold-shock protein: MLTGIVKFYNESKGFGFIIDDESQNDVFVHATGLVDKVEQNDKVSFEVKEGKKGLNAFNVRKA, from the coding sequence ATGCTTACCGGAATAGTTAAATTTTATAATGAATCCAAAGGTTTCGGTTTCATTATTGATGATGAGTCACAAAACGATGTGTTTGTTCATGCCACTGGTTTAGTGGATAAGGTTGAACAGAATGACAAAGTTTCTTTTGAGGTCAAAGAAGGAAAAAAGGGATTGAATGCTTTTAATGTTAGAAAAGCATAA